Proteins found in one Phoenicibacter congonensis genomic segment:
- a CDS encoding glutamine synthetase III: protein MSRVEEMYGTLVFNRKTMQEYLPRSIYKELMTTIDDGEPLNENLANVVAHSMKEWAIEKGATHYTHWFQPLSGITSEKHDSFIDPVDDSQVIMRFSGKALIQGEPDASSFPSGGLRATFEARGYTAWDPTSYAFIKDEVLCIPTAFCSYNGEALDKKTPLLRSNKAIKEQVQRVLALFGEEARHVVPTLGAEQEYFLISEEDYKKRLDLILCGRTLFGYSPCKGQELEEHYFGAIRPTVNEFMKELDDELWKLGVPAMTKHNEVAPCQHELAPMFTNVNRAIDQNLLTMEKMRLIASHHGLVCLESEKPFDHINGSGKHNNWSISVDGKNLLEPGDDPIQNMRFIVMLTCIIRAVDEYQDLLRMTTATAGNDHRLGGDEAPPSIISMFLGDELDRVVTAIMEGSDYHSNGNAKMDLGVDVLPNFDQDNTDRNRTSPFAFTGNKFEFRMPGSAQNLSDVNMVLNTAMADSLCKFADDLEGKSGEEFNKACQEWIRETLKAHCRIIFNGDGYSKEWEEEAKRRGLSNLKDTAKALPALVTEKSYALFSKFSVLNKDEVDCRYNVKLEKYNKTMNIECRTMKRMVRRDYLPAIENYAAELAETICSVEKVVGEGKAKGQRRRFEQICEGAANIHKLCDLLHQKHHQARDIEDGQKKADMYAEEVIPIMQELRHWVDSMEIITERKHWPCPTYNEILFYA from the coding sequence CCTCGTTCGATTTACAAAGAGCTGATGACCACCATAGACGATGGCGAGCCACTTAATGAAAACCTAGCTAATGTTGTTGCACACTCAATGAAGGAATGGGCGATTGAAAAGGGAGCCACGCACTATACGCATTGGTTCCAACCTTTGTCTGGCATAACCAGTGAAAAACATGATAGCTTTATTGATCCCGTAGATGACAGCCAAGTCATTATGCGTTTTTCTGGAAAAGCACTTATACAGGGTGAGCCGGACGCTTCCTCATTCCCCAGCGGAGGTTTACGTGCGACTTTTGAAGCACGTGGTTACACAGCTTGGGACCCGACTTCCTATGCTTTTATAAAGGATGAAGTTCTCTGTATCCCGACAGCTTTCTGTTCATATAATGGAGAGGCACTTGACAAAAAAACACCGCTCCTTAGAAGCAACAAGGCTATTAAAGAGCAGGTACAACGAGTGCTTGCACTTTTTGGTGAAGAAGCCAGACATGTTGTGCCGACTCTCGGTGCTGAACAAGAGTATTTCCTCATATCCGAAGAAGATTACAAAAAAAGGCTCGACCTTATTCTTTGTGGTCGAACTTTGTTTGGCTACTCACCATGCAAGGGGCAGGAATTAGAAGAGCACTATTTTGGAGCAATTCGCCCTACGGTGAACGAATTCATGAAGGAGCTCGATGATGAGCTGTGGAAATTGGGTGTTCCCGCTATGACTAAGCATAATGAGGTTGCGCCATGTCAGCACGAGTTGGCTCCGATGTTTACTAATGTAAATCGTGCGATTGACCAGAATTTGCTTACGATGGAAAAAATGCGTTTGATTGCAAGCCATCATGGTTTAGTCTGTCTTGAATCTGAAAAGCCGTTTGATCATATCAACGGTTCGGGCAAACACAATAACTGGTCGATTTCCGTTGATGGGAAAAATCTGCTTGAACCAGGCGATGACCCAATCCAGAACATGCGCTTTATAGTAATGCTAACGTGCATTATTCGGGCTGTAGATGAGTATCAGGATTTGTTGAGAATGACAACTGCAACGGCAGGCAATGATCATCGACTCGGTGGAGATGAAGCACCTCCTTCGATTATTTCGATGTTTTTGGGAGATGAGCTTGACCGTGTTGTTACAGCTATCATGGAGGGGTCAGATTATCACAGCAATGGAAACGCAAAGATGGACCTAGGCGTTGATGTTCTTCCTAATTTTGATCAAGACAACACCGATAGGAACAGAACAAGCCCATTCGCGTTTACGGGAAACAAGTTTGAATTCAGAATGCCTGGGTCGGCGCAGAATTTGAGCGATGTTAATATGGTCCTAAACACCGCAATGGCAGATTCTCTATGCAAATTTGCTGATGATTTGGAAGGCAAGTCTGGCGAGGAATTCAATAAGGCGTGTCAAGAGTGGATTAGGGAAACATTAAAGGCACATTGCAGAATTATATTTAACGGTGACGGCTATTCGAAGGAATGGGAAGAAGAGGCGAAACGACGCGGACTTTCTAACTTGAAGGACACTGCGAAGGCGCTCCCTGCATTGGTTACAGAAAAGTCTTATGCCCTTTTTTCAAAATTTAGTGTTTTGAATAAGGATGAAGTTGACTGCAGATACAACGTTAAACTTGAGAAATATAACAAGACCATGAACATTGAATGCAGAACGATGAAACGCATGGTAAGACGTGATTATTTACCAGCGATTGAAAACTACGCAGCAGAGCTTGCTGAGACTATTTGTTCTGTTGAAAAGGTTGTGGGTGAAGGTAAGGCTAAAGGTCAGCGTAGACGTTTTGAGCAAATCTGCGAAGGGGCAGCAAATATTCATAAGCTCTGTGATCTTCTTCATCAAAAGCATCATCAGGCGCGAGATATCGAGGATGGCCAAAAGAAAGCAGACATGTATGCGGAAGAAGTCATTCCAATTATGCAGGAATTGAGACATTGGGTGGACAGTATGGAGATTATTACTGAGCGTAAACACTGGCCATGCCCAACGTATAACGAGATTTTGTTCTACGCCTAA
- a CDS encoding branched-chain amino acid transaminase, with amino-acid sequence MPSVPEQEFIWKNGVLVPWAEATTHVLSHSLHYGSGVFEGLRMYKDPDSDRSMVFRLYDHMVRLHNSAKIAKMDLHYSVDELVEATLLTCRENGLKSAYIRPLVYRGYGTMGVDPTGSPTDVIIAAWPWEAYLGDDALAKGIKVGTSSWRQRSVNAIPPAVKATASYFNSLLAKLEAKEHGYEEAVMLNEAGKVCEGTGENLFIVKNGVLKTPPISDGLLEGITRDSIIQVANDIDVPFEFCSLVRSDLYTADEVFLSGSAAELTPVAEIDGIKIGNGARGEITEKLQKQFFEILWGHVKAHADWNFDI; translated from the coding sequence ATGCCATCAGTACCCGAGCAAGAATTTATTTGGAAAAACGGAGTGTTGGTCCCATGGGCCGAGGCGACTACTCACGTTTTGTCGCACTCCCTCCATTATGGAAGTGGTGTTTTTGAGGGATTAAGGATGTACAAAGATCCTGACAGCGACCGCTCGATGGTTTTTCGTCTTTATGATCACATGGTTCGCCTGCACAACAGTGCAAAAATTGCGAAAATGGACCTACACTACTCAGTTGATGAGCTAGTTGAGGCAACACTTTTGACATGTCGTGAGAATGGGCTGAAAAGCGCATACATTCGTCCTCTCGTTTATCGCGGATATGGGACTATGGGCGTTGACCCAACTGGTTCTCCGACCGATGTTATTATTGCTGCCTGGCCTTGGGAAGCCTACCTTGGTGATGATGCTCTGGCAAAAGGAATCAAGGTGGGCACATCGTCTTGGCGCCAGCGCTCGGTAAACGCTATTCCACCTGCAGTTAAGGCAACAGCTTCCTACTTTAATAGCTTGTTGGCTAAGCTTGAGGCGAAGGAGCATGGCTATGAAGAAGCTGTCATGCTGAACGAGGCTGGTAAAGTGTGTGAAGGGACCGGCGAGAATCTGTTTATTGTTAAGAATGGAGTACTGAAGACGCCGCCAATTTCTGATGGATTGCTGGAGGGCATCACACGCGATAGCATCATTCAGGTTGCTAATGATATTGATGTTCCATTTGAGTTTTGCTCTTTGGTGCGCAGTGATTTGTACACGGCTGACGAGGTATTTTTGTCTGGAAGCGCTGCCGAACTCACTCCAGTTGCAGAGATTGACGGTATCAAGATTGGAAACGGCGCTCGCGGTGAGATTACAGAAAAGCTGCAGAAACAGTTCTTCGAGATTCTTTGGGGTCACGTTAAAGCTCATGCTGACTGGAATTTTGACATTTAA
- a CDS encoding YerC/YecD family TrpR-related protein has product MTEDQQVKTLISLLAKADDEGFIGALLEDLFTYKEIRDIASRLNVAILLDKGLSYNEIEKLTGASATTIARVSKCLNHGAGGYTEAIARLKT; this is encoded by the coding sequence ATGACAGAAGATCAACAAGTAAAAACCCTCATTTCTCTGCTTGCAAAAGCGGATGATGAGGGTTTTATTGGTGCCCTTTTAGAGGATCTGTTTACCTATAAAGAAATTAGAGACATCGCATCTCGATTAAATGTTGCCATTTTGCTTGACAAGGGTCTTTCCTACAACGAGATTGAGAAGCTCACTGGCGCTTCAGCCACAACGATTGCTCGTGTCTCAAAGTGCCTTAATCATGGGGCAGGCGGTTACACCGAAGCGATTGCGCGCTTAAAAACCTAG
- a CDS encoding ComF family protein: MRKKSGILLKNLWPQEKGRKRSYSEEMTLSKNISETAKELLWPTRCALCDEPGQVLCAKCRSTLRYVDLCKSCERCGASGGRLQCSECNSVILDAMELEKYPFDEFRSCVILNENARRLVSVYKDESEVRLAKEISNIMFRYFEPVWIKQNAKIAFIPPTQEAMLKRGFNHTKILANKLGELSGCEIINCFTTPKSSDQRNLGKKERILNMKKQLRVLPNANFERKNPIVIIDDVCTTGATMQCAASALKKSGVQTIYGLTFARVMN; the protein is encoded by the coding sequence TTGCGAAAGAAGTCTGGCATACTTTTAAAAAATCTTTGGCCTCAAGAAAAAGGCCGCAAGAGAAGCTATTCTGAAGAAATGACGTTGTCAAAAAACATTTCAGAAACTGCAAAAGAGTTGCTCTGGCCCACCCGATGCGCACTATGCGACGAGCCAGGTCAAGTTCTTTGCGCCAAATGCAGATCTACGCTGAGGTATGTAGACCTATGCAAATCATGCGAGAGGTGCGGCGCAAGCGGAGGGCGCCTTCAGTGCAGCGAATGCAACTCTGTGATCTTGGATGCTATGGAACTTGAGAAGTACCCATTTGACGAATTCAGAAGTTGCGTAATTCTTAATGAAAATGCACGCAGACTTGTTAGCGTTTATAAAGACGAGTCAGAGGTGAGGCTAGCAAAAGAAATATCGAACATTATGTTTCGTTACTTCGAGCCTGTCTGGATAAAGCAGAATGCCAAAATAGCCTTTATTCCGCCTACACAAGAAGCAATGTTGAAACGCGGATTTAACCACACCAAAATCCTTGCTAACAAGTTAGGAGAACTATCTGGCTGCGAAATAATTAATTGCTTTACGACACCAAAGTCATCTGACCAAAGGAATTTAGGCAAAAAAGAAAGAATATTGAACATGAAAAAGCAACTTCGAGTGTTGCCGAATGCTAATTTTGAGAGGAAAAACCCAATCGTTATTATTGACGATGTGTGCACAACTGGTGCCACCATGCAATGCGCTGCCTCAGCGCTAAAAAAGTCAGGAGTTCAGACGATTTACGGGCTAACTTTTGCGCGCGTAATGAATTAA